TATGATGGAGAACGTTGAATGATCGTTTTGTTTTCacgtatttgaacattttttagtcCAAATAGTTTtcgttttttctaaaattattcgtcaaaatataacattttacctTTTAATACCTGATATAATTTGTTGATGAAAACATACTAATGCTGAATAATTAATGgtcaattaatttagtttatttaatattataaaatatcttttctGATTTTTACATTAAGtgcttttttttaactattcaaaTGTCTCACAATCTAaaccaaagttataaaataatgttgtattttatttatacaacggtatacattgaataaaatatggtcaaaaaatatttttcagttgtattaaatattgaattgtgaGACTCAAGTTCAAATATTAGATACAtataacaacttataattactttgaaaatgtcattaataGAAATTAGTTGTGTATCGTGaatcatgataatatcataaacatattatattatattattatatatttaggtaatacgtataaataacataaattaatttaatacaataactaaacagtattttttaatgtttataatcaaacaaaatatttaataaaaagtaacaaatacaatacacatatattatttgtggTTTTAAAATTCCACCCTTTATTAGACTGTAACTTCCAGAGATAATttcaaatctttatttttttcacatctAACTGATGTtgatcatttataaaaaatatatcaaactcATAGTCTTTTTCCTTTTGAATCACATCTTCTATGCGATCCCTCAATGAGCAGTCGTCTAATAGTTGCGTGCATTGATCAGTTATAGACAAAACATCTTGTTCATTTCTTATTGTTAAAGAACAATCATCAGTAGTGTATTTCGATTTTTTCTgtggaatattttataaataatacaaattattctgtcaatacctatttttatttttattttttcaataaattacaatgtgtTCCTTCTAAGTTGTTCCTCTATcgttatctaattattatttctccaAAAGAATACTGGTCCGCACACCTCCACTGACACTCTCTAGtccattgtattaaattacaataccatatataatattatcaatgtccTACAAGCGTTTGATCAAACGTTGCATACAAAccgcttttttaaaattaaaaatctcattaattttgttttttttttgatactcttttaaatttaaatcctaCTTCAATGATTGTAAATTATCTGTCCAATATTGCTACTGCCTCTCAGCCACTTCTATAACAGAAGCCAGAGTTTCCCAAGGCTTAATAAAAACTCTTCTCCTATTCAACATTTGTATAGCTAATCAACCCACTAATCCTTAATATTTTCTAGTGGCTGAGTATGCTGACGATAAAATAATTCTCTCAATTCATAAAAACCAATAATCAGATATAATCACCTTCAATTACATATTTCTCGTATTGAAATTTCTTTTCAAAATTGGAATGTaaagaataatgaaaataaacctAGTCACGAATAATTGTTTCTCTCAAACATGACATTTATTTCTCTCAACATTTCAATTCCAACATTACGAACTACAAAATACTCCTTGGTATCCATCTCGATAAAAAAGAcctcccacacagcattttaatatatcccaactatgataaaaatattttcaggaaaacaatatagttgtcaaaatatttgaaaaattacgtaaataataaggaaatattttatttatattttttggccaagaaattaacttttgaaaaatattttgtaaaaagcattaacaaaacattttaatcatattttttcaaaaaacattttcatggaaacattataaaaatactaagtcAACATTTTGTGCAACCATATAgtccaatattttgttattatgagaataaaatatttatacaatattaattagtcAAATGTTCATCATccaagcactccaaaatattcacaaaatattatcatttctcaAATGCTATATGGGCTGGCACAACTTCTCCACAACATAAgacttaaaactaaattatcgtttttgaaaacttatatttattatattataggcataatatCTTAAACACACAATCAAAAATTTCACTTCACACTAAACTAAACATTCACAAAATTTTACTGAATCCAATACAGGATCTAAATTtaagagtttaaaaataaataataattaatatgaataactcAAACcagactaaaaataaatactaataaatattaataaataaataaaaaaaataaatatttatttttattctaaaaataaatactgcagTATTAGAAATTGTTGTTAGGTCTTATACAATATGTTACCATACCACACTCTCTGATCATCAAATATTCAAGAAAAATAAGTAACTAAACTAATGCTCTGCATCCCTCAGAAGTCACAAAGCTACACTTAATTCTAactttacaaaaatacaaacattgtatagattgtttaattccaatacaaatattatacaatagcaTTGTCGATTACTATTaataggttataaaaaaaatcttcaataaATGTCACATTGTATGTCGGTATATctaatcttattatattgtataatactataatatatcaaatttgtgtaaataatgagtattataatttatttcacaagttgcaataagtaattattatttaccaaataaCTATCATTTCCCTTCGTTGTAATTGTCTTCTGTGGTCTATCAAAAACAATATCTTGTCTTGTCTCTGCCGATGCATTAATTGGTactatctaaattaaatataaatagtatataaaaatgaaaaaggaaagaaattctataatatcagatttaatgagtatttttaaattgttaatacgcatcaattatactgaataaaaagtaataactaatagtttttataatttttcatgatgtcgtacataatttaaaaatactcaatacctacctacttataagtttAAGATACTGTCTTACTTCTTTTGATGATCCATTGGATGTTATATTAACGATGGTATAAGTTTTGTTTGTTTGCAATGAACTGTGATTCAAATTATCTGTGGTCTCGTCATATTTAGTTGATGTTCTAGACGAactatctatatctatattattactgtaagcTAAAGAATACATCAAAGAGAAATATCTACTACCAAAAGTGTTTCCAAATTAAGGATATGTATATGAATCGATATTGTGACTAGAGAAACCCACCGAatgatttcattaaattaatttttgcctatatgttatattttatgaaagacTATAGTATGGTATCACGAAAATTCAATTTAACTCACTATTGGCATGCTTAGAAATAGTTGAACTTCTTGGTATCCATACAAGATGACTATTTAATGGTAAAGAACTCCGCTCTGCATTTATCACCTCAAAGTCTTTCCTAAATATGTATACGTGAAAATGTACGTTAATGAATGTCATAAAATAATGCtgtataattttgttgaaaagtattttacctattttcacggcagaaataattattataactattaaaccTATTCTAACTGCCTTATTAGCTTTAACTTTTGTgttgtatttacattattattcaatatattttatttttcaaatatttacaatagccgatgatatattatatgcctatttAAACCGAATTAaccttttttatataaactcaCAGTCATAAGTGTACATCTAATATGTACCAGTACTTGAGCTTTTAaatgaatgttattttatattataatacaacgtaatttaatttaattaaaaccatttaaGTCTTAAAATGCAATTAATACTATCGTCAGTATATAAGACTGGACTGAAACAAATCACAGAGTTTCTAACTATCTTTCTAATTTAAACCCCCTTCGGTGTGAAACTGATTTTCACACAACAACATGTCACTGCCACAACAATTGGGCTtttcttattagtttttattcctAGTTATAAAACTTGGAGAAAGTATCAAACAaaccaataaatcaaaaaattatagtttatttaattaattatgttttaaaaatgtgttccaCAGTTTCCCAAAATACGATATTTTCCGACATATACACAAAAAAGTACTGCCCTATAATAGTACTCTATAGTGTCTATAATATTCGGTATATCCAATGGCCTTGGCATAGTTTAATGAAcggttacctattattatagtccgttcttaataaaataaatattatacaggtatgtCTGGATAGTGAGTACAATACGATACTtgatcacatattttatattataattgcacataAAAGTACGATACTGTTATGATATGCATATCTACTTTGTGTTTATAAATGCTTTATGACATCAACTTTAATTAAACttgaataaactaaattttgcaaatatttagaaaaaattgacaatttattcaaattgaaaCTTTATTTACTAGGtaacctatacctatgtatataatattgtattctattaCCTTTGAGACGAATTGAATCCTTTTTTATTCTCTTTTTGTAATTTCGATTTATTGtaagacattttaatatattttttatacaattattacactGCATATGTTTATCCAAAACTATTACCAATgttgaatttaataaacaacaaattattatttatatacaagttGTTACCATAGAAATGCATTGATATCTAAAATaactgaattatatttttaaggttatgCTAAAATTAAGGTAAAAATTCGAGTTCAAAACTGAAAACtgaaagttataatattgttcatttgtagtttaaaaaaaatcaacttaatataaaatacaaatcgtatataatattatattttataaaattaagtttgtatttaaaatattttttcataatgatataaataataaaataataaatttaagataATCATATCACTATATCAATATAggtatcacatattattatgtgtttaaaaattaaaagggctaaataataaaacgttactaataattattattattagagtacCTACATTACATTGTTTACATTAGGTGAACTCAAAGTGgttgtgttaaatatatttagttaaatttataagcGATGAGACATATTTATGGTAGACTACTCTAAACTGAAATTGTTCTACTGTATAGGTATCTGGTAGAGTAGTACATTGTAAAATGAAGTTCTATTTCacgcacaaaaaaaatattttgagcactTCAAAAAAAGGGAAacttatcaattaataaacaactactaatttgtaattacctatacttattaagtacctactgttGATTGTTGAactcaatattgtaaaataatagagCTTAATATGATCTATTAAATGTATGGTTTTCTGTATTTACCGTATATTGTGTACAACTGCTTGGAATATTTCAATGAAGTTCATCGAGTATAAATTAACTTTCAAATCgcattagaaataataaattgtaaagagagtaaaaaattgtatgttcaaTGCATCTATATAGTACTTTtacatatctaataaatatcttataaaaacaaaatctattatatcttttaatgaaatatgaattaaaagaTATCTTGGTCTTTGATTCCTGTATATTGTtccattattatacacaatatttatgtactaaTATGGATACCCTCGTTTTGGagtatataatgcatatatgcTTACACAGTGACGTCTTGATAGGTTTAACCTCCTCTCcccgtaatattataaaaattaaagaaaaaaccaATCAAtcgatacaaatatatattaatatattgaacaattttaaatgaaaaatataactatagttgGCGAGACGGAAACTGGCCTGGTGCGACGTATAGTTTGATAACCAATGTGCAGTAGTtaggtttaaacattttttgtattaattgattaatatattaagcaTTGATTGTAGTTTATTATAACGTtcaactcataatattttagtataggtatagtataggtaactataatacctAAGAGTTGAAATTAGTTAAATAtgtgtaaaatacaaatataggtcAAGTTCCACAAAGAAATAGTGATTTAAggagtatacctacctaatagtattaataaaaatataaatatctattaaacaGAATATGATTTtcctaaataataaacaataataatatataatagaggtaggtagggatcaaaatgccggaaaatttcCCGAAATATTcgggaaaatttcggaaaaaattgtttttccccAGAGCCccggaaaacgtggaaaaattggagaatattaaaataatacatttccgaaaaaaaaatggttttcggaaaattaaaaaaaaaaaccatttaacaAAATAGTTAAGGGAACCTGtaattgtcatttcacatttgccaatacggttatcaatgtattattgtattaaaatttaaaattaaactattaaaaatattattacggatatataaaaattaaataaaattaataactgataagaaataactacatagtaaatacttaatagttagtactttagtagttaacgttacaaattataattaattataaatcaagtatagaatcctctaaatttatccactacagactttaagttaggtatggtatatattataatatgtatgtaatatgattatcaactatcattatttattatattgtttccactatagattactttttaagttctttttagttaaattaagttaagaaattttaagaaattttgatccctagacgtaggtacgtacctactattattataggtaggtacgtcaaaaagtatttatactcggatattataataatgttataccgCGGCGGTTCCTCAATGTTGGTTACGTAAACTTATTATCATTTAGATAGTTGGGtagtgtatatataagtatataacatcacctatatttacatacattaaAGTTGTATTAAAACTTGTTGATCGCacatgctaatgtattattgttatatgtataGGCATTAAaggcataatttattattatttaactattataacacAAGGTACCACGAACAATGCTTTTGGTTATTGTCTATAAAAGTCGCGAAGTTAAACCAGCGAAGTCTTACGTCCTTAAACGTATCAATGTGTGAAAATACTTCAAAGtattcataataggtatattatattattgagtgCCCACCACGGTGTCGATATTATAAAAACCGTCATcgacttataaataatataatcgtctGCTGTAACAAAGTTGTAGGAATCTACTTCGAAATGATCCGAAAACAAACTCAAACAAATCATTAGCCATTTTTAACGGAGCCCACAACAAACGAGGAAGTGctcaatggttttttttattcgaaacacaataatcattttctataaacaacTGCCCgtcaaatgttttaataaataatcttcGTTTGAGGTCCTCGCGAAAACGCGTACCTATTAATTATCGGGTGCGCGAACGAAAGTATCGCCGAGTGGTCGTCGTCGCGACACCTCCCCGAAAACCGGCGTCCAAGGTCGCCGCCGGTGCGGCTGTCGTCGGTGATCGGTCTGTATCGGCGTCGCCTCGGGCCGTCGCCGCCACCAAGCtggcgcgcgcgcgcgctctCGCGCCGTCTCCTTGCCCGATTTCGCAAAACATAGCCGCCCGGTGAAACTggttcgccgccgccgccgccgtcaccaTAGAACACGCGCGCGCATTCAGACCATTCAGTACCGCCGATACACCGGTTACGCGCGCAT
This portion of the Acyrthosiphon pisum isolate AL4f chromosome A1, pea_aphid_22Mar2018_4r6ur, whole genome shotgun sequence genome encodes:
- the LOC100570862 gene encoding uncharacterized protein LOC100570862 isoform X2, translating into MSYNKSKLQKENKKGFNSSQRKDFEVINAERSSLPLNSHLVWIPRSSTISKHANNSSSRTSTKYDETTDNLNHSSLQTNKTYTIVNITSNGSSKEIVPINASAETRQDIVFDRPQKTITTKGNDSYLKKSKYTTDDCSLTIRNEQDVLSITDQCTQLLDDCSLRDRIEDVIQKEKDYEFDIFFINDQHQLDVKKIKI
- the LOC100570862 gene encoding uncharacterized protein LOC100570862 isoform X1, which gives rise to MSYNKSKLQKENKKGFNSSQRKDFEVINAERSSLPLNSHLVWIPRSSTISKHANNIDSSSRTSTKYDETTDNLNHSSLQTNKTYTIVNITSNGSSKEIVPINASAETRQDIVFDRPQKTITTKGNDSYLKKSKYTTDDCSLTIRNEQDVLSITDQCTQLLDDCSLRDRIEDVIQKEKDYEFDIFFINDQHQLDVKKIKI